In Hymenobacter gelipurpurascens, one DNA window encodes the following:
- a CDS encoding tol-pal system protein YbgF, protein MPYFLLGLSTWWKIVPTNSQSKQYDKLFFAYMDTAITKGEKLYQADNRNYEACFFLAAAYGFDGRLHADRRDWRKATVSAKRALDYLEISKEANGLSPEFLFGQALFNYYAVWIPDNYPLLKPVLLFFPKGNKALGLQQLRNVADNGFYVGPEARVFLMKILLNEENKPEAAMPIARYMATTYPDNAYCQRFYSLVCFNQGEFRECERVSREVLDKLNRGLPGYEAISGRYATYFLGWLMQNKYKDFSKAKDYYQRCIVFSESTGETTGGFYLYANLALARIAEKDKDQQAAVRYYTVVRDKSERNSEQYNEAKAYLKNKK, encoded by the coding sequence ATGCCCTATTTTCTGCTGGGCCTCAGCACCTGGTGGAAAATTGTCCCCACCAATAGCCAGTCAAAGCAATACGACAAGCTGTTTTTTGCTTACATGGATACCGCCATCACCAAAGGCGAGAAACTCTATCAGGCGGACAACCGCAATTATGAAGCGTGTTTTTTTCTGGCAGCGGCCTACGGCTTCGATGGCCGCTTACATGCTGACCGGCGCGACTGGCGTAAAGCAACCGTAAGTGCCAAACGTGCCCTTGATTATTTAGAAATCAGCAAAGAAGCCAACGGCTTAAGCCCTGAATTTCTTTTCGGACAGGCTCTTTTTAACTACTATGCTGTCTGGATTCCAGATAATTATCCTTTACTAAAACCCGTACTGCTATTCTTCCCGAAAGGAAACAAAGCCCTAGGCCTGCAACAGCTTCGCAACGTAGCGGACAATGGGTTTTACGTAGGTCCTGAAGCCCGAGTATTTCTCATGAAGATTCTTCTTAATGAGGAGAACAAGCCCGAAGCCGCTATGCCTATTGCGCGCTATATGGCTACCACTTACCCTGACAATGCCTACTGTCAACGGTTCTATTCCTTGGTCTGCTTCAACCAAGGAGAATTTCGAGAGTGTGAACGAGTAAGTCGGGAAGTTCTGGACAAGCTTAATCGTGGCCTACCAGGCTATGAGGCCATAAGTGGCCGCTATGCTACCTATTTTTTGGGCTGGCTTATGCAAAACAAGTACAAGGACTTTTCAAAAGCCAAAGACTATTACCAGCGTTGCATCGTATTCTCAGAAAGCACTGGCGAAACGACGGGTGGATTTTACCTATACGCAAACCTAGCCTTGGCCCGTATAGCTGAGAAAGATAAAGACCAACAAGCTGCAGTCCGTTATTACACCGTAGTCCGCGACAAGTCAGAGCGCAATTCGGAACAATACAACGAGGCAAAAGCGTATTTGAAGAACAAGAAGTAA
- a CDS encoding glycosyltransferase, whose translation MQILFLMPYPTGKAPSQRFRFEQYFGALTSAGHRYHVAPFISDSTWSVLYKPGHQVQKVVGILSGFLRRTTLLFGVSKYDYVFIHREASPIGPPIFEWLIAKILGKKIIYDFDDAIWIPNTSEANKIVADIKWNHKVADICRWAYKVSCGNAYLRDYAQQFNPNAVINPTTIDTEHLHNQVRDQQAPGKLVIGWTGTHSTLKYIEQVVPVLAKLEKEFDFEFRVISNQPPELTLRSLVYQPWRKETEIADLLAFHVGLMPLEDDLWAKGKCAFKALQYMALGEPALVSPVGMNTEVVQQDVNGNICNTSDEWEAALRRLLMDPGLRARMGQAARQTIQERYSVVANRPNFLALFN comes from the coding sequence ATGCAAATTCTTTTCCTAATGCCCTACCCAACGGGGAAGGCTCCTTCTCAGCGGTTTCGTTTCGAACAGTATTTTGGCGCACTCACTAGCGCCGGGCATCGTTACCACGTCGCTCCTTTTATTTCCGATTCTACCTGGAGTGTACTCTACAAGCCAGGCCATCAGGTACAAAAGGTAGTTGGCATATTAAGTGGATTTTTACGGCGTACAACGTTGTTGTTCGGCGTATCAAAATATGACTACGTTTTCATCCACCGTGAAGCTTCTCCAATTGGTCCTCCCATCTTTGAGTGGCTTATTGCGAAAATATTGGGCAAAAAGATTATCTACGATTTCGATGATGCTATCTGGATTCCGAATACCTCTGAAGCCAACAAGATAGTAGCCGACATAAAGTGGAACCATAAGGTCGCCGACATCTGCCGCTGGGCTTACAAGGTAAGCTGTGGAAACGCTTACTTACGCGATTATGCCCAGCAGTTTAATCCTAATGCTGTCATTAACCCGACGACCATTGACACAGAACATTTGCACAACCAAGTGCGTGATCAGCAGGCGCCTGGTAAGCTAGTTATCGGCTGGACAGGTACGCACTCTACACTCAAGTACATTGAGCAGGTAGTGCCTGTACTGGCTAAGTTGGAGAAGGAGTTTGATTTTGAGTTCCGGGTCATTTCTAACCAGCCGCCCGAACTGACGTTACGGAGCTTAGTGTATCAGCCTTGGCGTAAAGAAACCGAAATAGCTGATCTGCTTGCTTTTCATGTAGGTCTTATGCCTTTAGAAGACGATCTATGGGCTAAAGGTAAGTGTGCTTTTAAAGCCCTGCAGTACATGGCTTTGGGTGAACCAGCGCTGGTTTCTCCTGTAGGTATGAATACAGAGGTTGTGCAACAGGATGTGAATGGAAATATCTGCAATACATCTGACGAATGGGAAGCTGCTCTTCGACGTTTGCTAATGGACCCTGGCCTACGCGCGCGCATGGGCCAAGCAGCACGGCAAACTATTCAGGAGCGTTACTCCGTAGTGGCCAATCGGCCTAACTTTCTTGCGTTATTTAACTGA
- a CDS encoding glycosyltransferase family 2 protein: MLVTFVPLISVVSPVYQAERVLDELVTRLEAELASLDGASWEIILVDDGSTDESWQVICRHAARIPQVRGLRLSRNFGQHHAITAGLDQCKGQWVIVLDCDLQDQPEEISRLWQKAQEGYEAVLARRGQRTDSPVTIWGARLFYRTLEYLTGQSQDPDVGNFGVYHRRLIDTVLRLRESTRYFPTMVRWAGFRQTSLPVAHGQSARPTSYSLGRRLQLALDILLTYSDKPLRLTVYFGLLLAGAAFGLGLWMLLRALRGQIIVLGYASLIVSLCFFSGVLITVLGIVGLYVGKTFECVRARPLYVVSEHTT, encoded by the coding sequence ATGCTTGTCACTTTCGTGCCCCTCATTTCCGTTGTTAGCCCCGTGTATCAGGCAGAACGGGTGCTGGATGAGCTGGTGACGCGACTAGAAGCAGAGCTAGCCTCCTTAGACGGTGCTTCTTGGGAAATCATTCTGGTCGATGATGGCAGCACTGACGAAAGCTGGCAGGTAATCTGCCGTCACGCGGCGCGCATACCGCAGGTACGTGGCCTACGCTTATCGCGCAACTTTGGGCAGCATCATGCCATCACCGCAGGCCTAGACCAGTGTAAAGGCCAGTGGGTGATTGTGCTTGACTGTGACCTCCAGGACCAACCAGAGGAAATTAGCCGGCTTTGGCAGAAAGCCCAAGAAGGGTACGAAGCTGTATTGGCCCGCCGTGGACAACGCACCGATTCGCCTGTTACTATCTGGGGGGCTCGTCTGTTTTATCGGACGCTGGAATACCTCACGGGCCAGTCCCAGGATCCAGATGTCGGCAATTTTGGTGTTTACCATCGGCGGCTCATTGATACGGTATTGCGCTTACGGGAAAGCACTCGCTATTTCCCAACTATGGTGCGCTGGGCTGGCTTTCGGCAAACCTCTCTGCCTGTGGCACATGGACAAAGTGCGCGACCAACATCTTATTCCCTGGGTCGCCGTCTGCAGCTGGCTCTAGATATTTTACTCACCTATTCAGATAAACCTCTCCGGCTAACTGTTTACTTCGGCTTGCTGCTGGCTGGTGCAGCGTTTGGGCTAGGCCTATGGATGCTGCTCCGAGCCCTTCGAGGTCAGATTATCGTACTGGGCTACGCCAGCCTGATTGTATCGCTGTGCTTCTTCTCGGGAGTTCTTATTACCGTGCTGGGCATCGTAGGCCTGTATGTAGGTAAAACATTTGAGTGCGTGCGGGCTCGTCCACTGTATGTAGTATCTGAACATACAACATGA
- the rffA gene encoding dTDP-4-amino-4,6-dideoxygalactose transaminase, with the protein MTPSILPPQFIPFNRPHLTGPELEYIRQAVAAGKLSGNGEFTHRCQQFFEQRYGVAKALLTTSGTDALEMAALLLNIQPGDEVIVPSYTFTSTANAFVLRGAHIIFADSGSDHPNLDWQQVAPLLTARTKAIVLVHYGGQPLIGLRELLALARLHNLWVVEDAAQAIEARYEGQQLGTFGHLAAFSFHETKNISAGEGGMLIINDPSFMARAEILWEKGTNRAAFSRGEAARYEWVDIGSSFLASELNAAYLWAQLQAIDTIQARRRHLWEYYAETLAPLAASGAFRLLPEITATQPNWHIFALLCKHEAERDALLAHLRERHILAVFHYLPLHKSPFYQSQHDGRTLSHAERYASTLIRLPLFHDLMPEEQNCIVKAIYDFYKVPFRG; encoded by the coding sequence ATGACCCCCTCTATTCTTCCTCCTCAGTTCATCCCTTTTAATCGCCCACACCTTACTGGGCCTGAGCTGGAATATATCCGACAGGCTGTAGCTGCCGGCAAGCTTTCCGGCAACGGCGAATTTACCCATCGCTGTCAGCAGTTTTTCGAACAGCGCTACGGAGTGGCTAAGGCCTTGCTGACTACTAGTGGCACTGATGCGCTGGAAATGGCCGCCCTACTGCTTAACATTCAGCCTGGCGACGAAGTAATCGTGCCGAGCTATACCTTTACTTCTACTGCTAATGCATTCGTTTTACGTGGAGCCCATATCATTTTTGCAGATAGCGGGTCTGACCATCCTAACCTTGATTGGCAGCAAGTAGCGCCTCTACTAACTGCCCGTACCAAAGCCATTGTGCTGGTACATTACGGCGGACAGCCGCTGATTGGTTTGCGCGAACTACTCGCTCTGGCCCGTCTGCACAACCTGTGGGTTGTAGAAGATGCGGCTCAAGCAATTGAAGCCCGATACGAAGGCCAACAGCTGGGCACTTTCGGGCACTTGGCCGCATTCTCCTTCCACGAAACTAAGAATATTAGCGCCGGCGAAGGAGGTATGCTTATTATTAACGATCCTAGCTTTATGGCGCGGGCAGAAATTCTTTGGGAAAAGGGCACCAACCGCGCCGCTTTCTCCCGCGGCGAAGCTGCACGCTACGAGTGGGTAGATATAGGGTCTTCTTTTTTAGCCTCAGAGTTGAATGCGGCTTACCTATGGGCTCAACTGCAGGCTATTGACACGATCCAGGCCCGCCGCCGCCACCTTTGGGAGTACTACGCAGAAACCCTTGCGCCCCTCGCAGCTTCCGGGGCATTTCGCTTACTCCCAGAGATAACTGCCACTCAGCCTAATTGGCACATTTTTGCCCTGCTGTGCAAGCATGAAGCAGAACGAGACGCGCTGCTGGCCCACTTGCGTGAACGACATATTCTGGCAGTATTTCATTACCTACCGCTTCATAAAAGTCCGTTCTACCAGTCTCAGCATGACGGGCGCACATTGTCACATGCCGAACGTTACGCCAGCACCTTGATTCGCCTTCCCTTATTCCATGATCTAATGCCTGAGGAACAGAACTGTATAGTAAAAGCTATTTATGACTTTTATAAAGTACCATTTCGAGGTTAA
- a CDS encoding glycosyltransferase family 4 protein encodes MHSSSSDFLPVVLLIDSSRAVTGALNAIRHATGPLQTQFRFIYVVPSGSTARPLLEQDGYLVHELPFVEISRRKAELLRYLPMLLLNGWRLHRLAKRSGAAIVHLNDFYNLTGYVAKLLSFGRLRVVTHVRFLPQSLPQPFARTWRWFGEQFSDRVLCVSEAVRRYFGAHYKVQVVFDPIPGKEQYLAPVVPNIRLDNTVQLLYLSNYIQGKGQDLAVRAFQRAYIQNDRLRLTFVGGDMGMVKNREFRQKLQDFVQANDLTDIVRFEGFVSDVEKVVKEADILLNFSESESFSLTCLDALYFGTPLIASDCGGPSELFEHRHSGWLVPNRDIAAMATAITTLAADATMRTRFAAAGRKFVRYKFRPAATYEKLGQVYREVIASR; translated from the coding sequence GTGCATTCTTCCTCTTCGGATTTCCTGCCTGTCGTCCTACTGATTGATAGCTCCCGGGCCGTTACTGGCGCCTTAAATGCAATTCGGCACGCCACCGGGCCGCTGCAAACACAGTTTCGCTTTATTTATGTAGTGCCTTCGGGCAGTACGGCGCGGCCATTGCTGGAGCAGGATGGCTACCTAGTGCACGAATTGCCCTTTGTGGAAATTAGCCGACGCAAGGCCGAACTGTTGCGCTACCTGCCCATGCTGCTGCTAAATGGGTGGCGCCTGCACCGGCTGGCCAAGCGTAGTGGGGCGGCTATAGTGCATCTTAATGACTTCTATAATCTGACGGGCTACGTAGCCAAACTCTTGAGCTTTGGGCGGTTGCGGGTAGTCACGCACGTGCGGTTTCTGCCTCAAAGCCTTCCTCAACCCTTTGCGCGTACATGGCGGTGGTTTGGAGAGCAATTTTCCGACAGAGTATTATGTGTCTCAGAAGCAGTGCGACGTTACTTCGGTGCACATTACAAGGTGCAAGTTGTGTTTGACCCCATTCCAGGGAAGGAGCAGTACCTTGCTCCAGTAGTCCCTAATATTCGGCTCGATAACACGGTTCAGTTACTATACTTGAGCAATTATATTCAAGGCAAAGGTCAGGATTTAGCCGTGCGAGCTTTTCAACGTGCCTATATACAAAACGATAGACTACGTCTGACATTTGTGGGCGGCGATATGGGCATGGTCAAGAATCGGGAGTTTCGGCAAAAGCTACAGGATTTCGTACAAGCAAATGATCTTACTGATATAGTGCGATTCGAAGGCTTTGTGTCAGATGTAGAAAAGGTAGTTAAAGAGGCTGATATTCTGCTGAACTTCTCTGAATCAGAGTCCTTTTCTTTAACATGTCTAGATGCCTTGTACTTCGGTACGCCACTTATAGCTTCTGACTGCGGTGGGCCGTCTGAGCTATTTGAGCATAGGCATTCAGGCTGGCTGGTGCCTAACCGCGATATAGCTGCCATGGCAACTGCCATCACTACGCTGGCAGCTGATGCTACAATGCGGACGCGTTTTGCGGCAGCAGGCCGGAAATTTGTTCGTTATAAGTTCCGGCCCGCTGCTACGTACGAGAAACTTGGCCAAGTGTATAGGGAGGTAATAGCTAGCCGTTAA
- a CDS encoding glycosyltransferase family protein: MSQFFSNEPLTDIWRYRESGYAEKLVNHVLAAAGEEWEVYLHLELSRWKGQDLQIQPSHRKKVVICIGDESARTDYPFRDQVDLIFRMYLPQNQQGNIFHIPVGPSREFRPDAIIPMHERAHNVFFSGNLHGGRAELYRVLAGAPPMPFALLHRLRWLLGENLDKNFSDSIIRFSRGFHNGISPQEYAQYIGNSKIVLCPAGIENPETMRHFEAASLGCIILTKPLPDAHVYRNAPFIVLSSWRELKPMVDQLLREPNRMQELHVATLEWWRSTASAEAVAAYMLHKMTTAEVGSQN, encoded by the coding sequence ATGAGCCAATTTTTTTCAAATGAACCGTTAACCGATATTTGGCGATACCGCGAAAGCGGCTATGCGGAAAAGCTGGTGAACCATGTTCTGGCTGCTGCTGGAGAAGAGTGGGAGGTCTATCTGCATCTGGAACTGAGTCGTTGGAAGGGACAAGATCTACAAATCCAGCCCAGCCATCGGAAGAAGGTAGTGATCTGCATCGGCGACGAGTCGGCCCGTACGGACTACCCGTTCCGCGACCAGGTAGACCTTATTTTCCGCATGTATCTGCCCCAGAACCAGCAGGGCAATATATTCCATATTCCAGTGGGGCCTAGCCGGGAATTCAGGCCGGACGCAATAATTCCAATGCACGAACGAGCACATAATGTCTTCTTCTCGGGTAATTTACACGGCGGGCGGGCTGAACTGTACCGGGTTCTGGCTGGCGCACCTCCGATGCCATTTGCCTTACTGCACCGCCTACGCTGGCTGTTGGGTGAAAACCTAGATAAGAACTTTTCCGACTCCATCATCCGGTTCAGTAGGGGCTTCCACAACGGTATTTCTCCCCAGGAATACGCCCAGTACATCGGCAATAGCAAAATCGTGCTTTGTCCTGCGGGTATTGAAAACCCGGAAACCATGCGGCATTTTGAGGCCGCTAGCCTGGGATGTATCATCCTGACCAAGCCTCTGCCTGACGCGCACGTGTACCGAAATGCTCCTTTTATCGTGCTGTCATCGTGGCGGGAGCTTAAGCCAATGGTAGATCAGCTGCTACGTGAGCCCAACAGAATGCAGGAGCTGCATGTGGCTACGTTGGAATGGTGGCGCTCAACCGCCTCGGCGGAGGCCGTAGCGGCCTACATGCTACACAAAATGACCACTGCTGAGGTAGGCAGTCAAAACTAA
- a CDS encoding glycosyltransferase translates to MLASKKLLLLIPNLGFGGAQRVFHDHSVELANHYTVTEAVFNMDEGNIYPSENKLVSLAVDGGGNALDKIQNFARRIARLRNLKRELKTDVCVSHLEGADYVNLLSKGAEKVVLCIHGSKLHDGNINGVVGWVRKKLLMPSLYNRADRIITVSRDINPELVESFGVKPEKIQTINNFFEVGQIEEKARESLSAAEQAVYNAAPVLVTSGRLAIQKNQAPLLVIFAELLKRRPAKLVFLGDGELRNDLTRRARQLGLRVYEAWNEEMMTPDYDVYFLGTQKNPFKYIRPASLFVFPSAWEGFPMALGEAMICGVPPVTTDCPTGPREILAPTTCTPRQPIREAETAEFGVLMPMLNQPASLPADQQVWAATLDRLLGNAAERDRLGKLASRRMQDFSREKIFQQWVAVLDDVLAK, encoded by the coding sequence ATGCTGGCTTCTAAGAAACTGCTACTGCTTATTCCCAACCTGGGGTTCGGGGGAGCACAACGGGTATTTCACGATCATAGTGTTGAGCTTGCTAATCACTATACGGTAACCGAAGCCGTGTTCAATATGGACGAGGGCAACATCTACCCCAGCGAGAATAAGCTGGTAAGCCTTGCCGTAGATGGAGGGGGCAATGCTCTTGACAAAATTCAGAATTTTGCCCGACGAATCGCGCGGCTGCGGAACCTCAAGCGCGAGTTGAAAACGGATGTGTGCGTTAGTCATCTGGAAGGAGCCGACTACGTGAATCTGCTAAGTAAAGGCGCTGAAAAAGTGGTGCTGTGTATTCATGGCTCTAAGCTGCACGATGGCAACATCAACGGGGTCGTAGGCTGGGTGCGGAAAAAGCTTCTGATGCCTAGCCTGTATAACCGCGCTGACCGGATCATTACTGTAAGCCGGGACATCAACCCGGAACTGGTGGAAAGCTTCGGCGTTAAACCCGAGAAGATTCAAACCATCAACAACTTTTTCGAAGTCGGCCAGATTGAGGAAAAAGCCCGCGAGTCGCTCTCTGCGGCTGAGCAGGCCGTGTATAATGCAGCGCCCGTGCTTGTAACGTCGGGACGGCTGGCTATTCAGAAAAATCAGGCCCCTCTGCTGGTTATCTTCGCTGAGCTGCTGAAGCGCCGGCCGGCCAAGTTGGTATTTCTGGGCGACGGAGAGTTGCGCAACGATTTAACTCGCCGGGCCCGGCAGCTGGGTCTGCGGGTGTACGAGGCGTGGAACGAAGAGATGATGACCCCGGACTATGACGTATATTTCCTGGGCACTCAGAAGAATCCCTTCAAGTATATTCGGCCCGCTTCACTCTTTGTGTTTCCCTCGGCCTGGGAAGGCTTTCCAATGGCGTTAGGGGAGGCCATGATTTGCGGAGTGCCCCCAGTTACAACGGACTGCCCAACCGGTCCGCGCGAAATTCTGGCTCCTACCACCTGCACTCCGCGTCAGCCAATCCGGGAGGCGGAAACCGCCGAATTTGGCGTGCTGATGCCCATGCTCAATCAGCCGGCCAGCCTGCCTGCCGATCAGCAGGTATGGGCTGCCACTCTAGACCGCCTGTTGGGTAATGCGGCAGAGCGTGATCGGCTGGGCAAATTAGCCAGTCGGCGCATGCAGGACTTTAGCCGGGAAAAAATATTCCAGCAGTGGGTGGCGGTTCTAGACGACGTACTTGCTAAGTAG
- a CDS encoding glycosyltransferase, protein MPAPQLRNDKGHLQKLLLYAAVRNTLSLLPISRMNILVAVEELRIGGAQTFALRLAQALHEAGHCVFLYNMYWQYTEHDLVKRLAPDVELLQYNPVSKSLDNLLLRSDGWMQRHGHSSALRLGSLRKHLKQVIEEKNIQVISSNTFKADQLCAQVLRELPHIPLVVTMHGDYEQFLSAYQQGHIHAIPSYIQLLTETVGRINGVAYLSEQNLEALRPTVVGAVTGHIHLKQIYNGLEGRFSDEAAYFTRKALEVPAEALVYGMVARGVPEKGWVPVIQAFQRLQKDVTRPLRLLLIGASQFVDQLRKEYQSNQDIQFLGFINNPVDCIASLDVGILASSLKESLPNSIAEYLFCGKAVISTNVGEIQRMIRTDDDHEAGILIDFPTEGLADADQLYQAMLQYATNESLLKQHQTWAPDAFAKFNMDRCVAAYTSLYQDCLNAMHTAALV, encoded by the coding sequence TTGCCGGCGCCCCAACTCAGAAACGATAAGGGCCATTTACAGAAATTACTGCTTTACGCCGCAGTAAGAAATACGCTCAGCCTATTACCAATATCCCGCATGAACATTCTCGTCGCTGTTGAAGAATTACGCATCGGAGGTGCCCAAACATTTGCCCTCCGACTAGCGCAAGCTTTGCATGAGGCAGGCCACTGCGTATTTCTTTACAATATGTACTGGCAGTACACCGAGCATGACTTGGTAAAACGGCTGGCTCCAGATGTTGAGTTGCTGCAGTATAACCCCGTGAGCAAGTCATTGGATAACCTGCTGCTCCGTTCAGACGGCTGGATGCAGCGGCATGGGCACAGTTCGGCGCTACGCCTGGGTAGTCTGCGCAAACACCTGAAGCAGGTTATCGAGGAGAAAAATATTCAGGTCATTAGCAGCAATACATTCAAAGCCGACCAATTGTGCGCGCAGGTGCTGCGCGAGCTGCCTCACATTCCGCTGGTAGTAACCATGCACGGCGATTACGAACAGTTTCTGAGTGCCTACCAGCAAGGACATATCCACGCCATTCCCAGCTATATACAGTTACTTACCGAAACAGTCGGCCGTATTAACGGGGTAGCGTACCTGTCCGAGCAGAATCTGGAAGCCTTACGACCCACCGTTGTTGGAGCAGTTACAGGTCATATTCACCTCAAGCAGATCTATAACGGTCTGGAAGGTCGCTTCTCGGATGAAGCCGCCTACTTCACCCGCAAGGCACTGGAGGTGCCTGCAGAGGCGCTGGTTTACGGAATGGTAGCCCGAGGAGTACCAGAAAAAGGCTGGGTTCCGGTTATTCAGGCTTTTCAGCGGCTGCAAAAGGATGTGACGCGCCCCCTCCGGCTACTCCTGATAGGAGCCAGCCAGTTTGTGGATCAACTGCGTAAAGAATATCAGAGTAATCAGGATATACAGTTTCTGGGTTTTATAAATAACCCTGTAGATTGTATTGCCTCCCTGGATGTTGGTATTTTAGCTTCTTCCCTGAAAGAGAGCCTGCCAAATTCCATCGCAGAATACTTATTCTGCGGTAAGGCTGTTATCTCAACCAACGTAGGAGAAATCCAGCGGATGATCCGCACCGACGATGACCATGAGGCAGGTATTCTGATTGATTTTCCAACGGAGGGGCTAGCGGATGCTGATCAGCTCTACCAAGCCATGCTTCAGTACGCTACCAATGAGTCTCTGCTTAAGCAACACCAGACCTGGGCCCCTGATGCCTTTGCAAAGTTTAATATGGACCGTTGCGTAGCCGCCTACACTAGTTTGTATCAAGACTGTTTGAACGCGATGCACACTGCGGCACTGGTTTAA
- a CDS encoding glycosyltransferase family 4 protein: MFALGDRVNKLVGKIANGRRYQYSISVLTSLLYAGVFARKLKKGKYDLIFAPAGYTEFAFLETELPIVYCCDSTITQLIDYYPGLSSLLPISKRELAYIEQRAITRADLLIYSSQWAANSAINDFRAPASKVEVVPFGANFPVVLPRQEVLARPRTPQCKLLFVGVEWNRKGGEIAFNTLVELNKRGVDAHLTICGCVPPAGFTHEKLMVIPFLDKNKESEMQRMVQLYKEADFFLLPTRAECAAIAFCEASSFGVPSFTTDTGGIADFVEEGINGYRLSLQATGADFAQAIQAVFENPVLYQQLRVSSRNLYEEKLNWQQWGKTVRLLLEKHLPLAGAPTQKR, encoded by the coding sequence TTGTTTGCCCTCGGCGACCGGGTAAATAAGTTAGTGGGAAAGATTGCGAATGGGCGGCGCTACCAATACAGTATCAGTGTATTAACTTCCCTGTTGTACGCGGGCGTATTTGCGCGAAAACTGAAAAAGGGGAAGTACGACCTCATATTTGCACCGGCGGGTTATACCGAGTTTGCCTTTTTAGAAACAGAGTTGCCAATCGTCTACTGTTGCGACTCTACCATCACGCAGCTGATCGACTACTACCCGGGCCTGTCCAGCCTGCTACCCATTTCCAAGCGCGAGCTGGCTTATATTGAGCAGCGGGCAATTACTAGGGCTGACTTGCTGATTTACTCTTCCCAGTGGGCAGCCAACTCAGCTATTAACGATTTTCGGGCCCCAGCCAGCAAAGTAGAGGTGGTGCCGTTCGGGGCGAACTTTCCGGTAGTACTACCCCGCCAGGAAGTGCTGGCCCGGCCAAGAACACCGCAATGCAAGCTGTTATTTGTGGGGGTAGAATGGAACAGGAAAGGCGGCGAAATTGCCTTCAACACACTGGTGGAGTTGAATAAGAGGGGCGTGGATGCGCACCTAACAATTTGTGGATGTGTGCCACCAGCTGGATTTACGCACGAAAAACTGATGGTAATACCGTTTCTAGATAAGAACAAAGAATCAGAAATGCAGCGCATGGTGCAGCTATACAAAGAAGCTGACTTCTTCCTGCTGCCAACCCGTGCCGAGTGCGCTGCCATTGCCTTCTGCGAGGCCAGCTCCTTCGGGGTTCCGTCCTTTACCACAGATACCGGAGGCATTGCTGATTTTGTGGAGGAGGGCATCAACGGCTACCGGCTGAGCTTACAAGCTACAGGAGCCGATTTTGCCCAGGCCATTCAGGCTGTCTTTGAAAACCCGGTGCTATATCAGCAACTCAGGGTTTCGTCCAGAAATTTGTATGAAGAAAAGCTGAACTGGCAGCAGTGGGGAAAAACAGTCCGGCTGCTGCTGGAAAAGCATCTGCCGCTTGCCGGCGCCCCAACTCAGAAACGATAA